The following DNA comes from Streptomyces globosus.
TCGCCCAGCCGAAGTTGTACGGGCCCACCTTGAGGGTGGAGTCGTACGAGACGTAGCGGCGGTTCTCCGCGATGTAGTACTGCGCGTAGTCCTTGGTGAAGCCCGCGCCGATCCGGGAGAAGCCCTTGCCGGTCCAGCCGTTGTCGCCGTTCTCGGCGCCGTCGGTGAACAGCGCGGACCCGTCCGCGGTCAGGGTGACGGCGTCGGCCGTGAAGCCCTTGCCGCCCGCGCCGCCGTCCGTCTGGTAGCGGAAGCGGAGGTCGAACTTCTTGCCCGCGTAGGCGTCGAGCGGGAAGTTCAGGTCCTGCCAGCCGCCGGAGACGTCGGTCAGCGACGGCGAGCCCGCGGCGTCGACCGGGATGGCCTTGCCGTTGGCGGTACCGGCGAGGGCGGTCCAGGTGGCGCCGCCGTCGGTGGACACCTCGGTGTAGAGGTAGTCGTAGTCCTTCTCGATGTCCCACCAGCCCTTGAGGGACAGGGCGGCGGACTTCTTGCCGGTCAGGTCGACCGAGCGGGTCAGGGTGTTCTTGAGGTCGTCACCCATGCCGCTCCACCACTGCGAGGAACCCTCGGCAGGGGCGGTGATGTCCGTCTTGACCTGCTTCTTCGGCAGCTCGACGACCAGCGCCTGCTTGTCCTTGGTGTTGTACGCCGACACACCGAGCGTGTGGGTGGACTTCGTCGCGGCCTTGGCCGTGTCGTAGTTCAGCCAGCCCAGCTGGAGCTTGTCCCAGGCGGTCATGTCGCCGGGCATGTCGCCTATGGAGTCCTTGCCCTCGCCGAGCCAGGAGCCGGCGGACATCAGGGACCAGAAGCCGACGCCGTTCTCGCCGCCGCCGGAGGTGTCGTACAGGTCCGGCAGGCCGAGGTCGTGGCCGTACTCGTGGGCGAAGACGCCGAGGCCGCCGTTCTCCGGCTGCATCGTGTAGTCGCCGACCCAGATGCCGGTGTCGCCGATCTGCGTGCCGCCGGCCTTGTTGTTCTCCGGGCCGGTCTTGCCCGCGTTGGTGCCGTAGGCGTACCAGCGGTGCGCCCACAGGGCGTTGGCGCCCTCCTTGCCGCCGCCGGCCGACTCGTCCTCGCCCGCGTGGACGATCTGGAAGTGGTCGATGTAGCCGTCGGACTCGTTGAAGTTGCCGTCGCCGTCGAAGTCGTAGCGGTCCCACTGGTCGTACTGGGACAGCTGCGCCTTGATCTGCTCGTCGGTCTTGCCGGCCTTCTTCTGCGCCTCGGTCCAGGCGGTCACGCCGTCGCGGACGGTGTCCCACACGTTGGAGCAGTTGCTCTGGCCGCAGTAGTTCGAGCCGTAGCGGGCCTCGTTGTACGGGACCTTGACCCAGTCGGAGACCTCGCCCTCGACCGAGTAGCGGCCCGAGGAGGCCCGCTCGTAGTAGGTCTTCAGGGAGTGCTTGCCCTCGCCCGTACCGAAGTACAGCTCCTGGAAGTACTCGCGGCTGAAGTCCTTGCGCCAGGCGGTGCTGTTGTTGTCGGCGCGGTCCGGCTGGGCGATCGTGTTGTGCAGCGGGCCGGGCGTGCCGCCGTACTTCACGACGGGCGGCTTCGGGCCGTCCGGGCCGTCCGGGTCGAAGGTGGTCTCGTTGTCGACCTGGTCGCCGAACTCGACGAGGATCGTGAAGATCTTGTCGGTCTTCTCGCGGCCGAGCTCGACGTACTTCTTGTCGTCGAGCTTGACGACCTTGGAGGCGCCCCGCTGCTCGACGTTCTTCTTGCCCGCCAGCACCTGGTCCAGGGCGGCCTCGCGCTGCTGGGCCTGCTGGTCGCTGAAGGGACCCTTGAGGTCGTGGTCGACCTTCGTCTTCGCCGGGGCGGTGGGGTCCTGCTTGTCGGCGGCCGGCGCGCCCGCGGCCGGGGCCGGCGCGCTGTGGGCCTGGGCGGTGAAGGCGGTGCCGGTCGCGGCGCACGCGGCGATGGCCACGCCGATGGCAGCGGCGCGCAGCGCGCGCCGCCGGACAGAGTTGCTCGTCACTTGATGTGTTCCCCTCCCGCGGCCGCATGGATGGTCGGAACATCTCCATAGGAGTTGGGGGGTCCCGCGCGGCGCGCGTCTCAAGTGACGACATTTGACCGGAGAGTCTAAAGAAAAGACAGACCTTGACTTCTTCCTTACAACTGCACTATGCGGTGGGCGAGTTCCGCTATCCGGACGTTCCTCGGCCTTCCGGGACGAACGGCGCGTCCCGACCGGCATGTGAGACGGGGGTGTGAGCCCGTGCGCCCCCCGCGCACCGGCAACCGTGGGTCAGGTCACGCTTACGGCCCGTTCCGTACGGGCATCCCTCGGCGTAGAGTCGCCTGCGCGCGACCCAGCCCAGCCGCCTCCCCCCTCCCGCCCCCGAGGACGGATACCCATGCCGCCGCGCCCGACCGCCGCCCAGCTCGTGTACGGGTCCGCCGCCGTCGTCGTCTCGACGCTCGTCCTGCTGCTGCTGACGCAGGCGCGCTCCGTGGCCGGCGTCGGGTTCGTCGCCACCGCCGCTCTCGGCCTCGGCGTGCTCGTCGCGGTCGCCGCCGCCGACCCGCGGCGCGGGGGCCGTCCGCACGGGGCGGCGGCCGCCCGGGAGTCCGAACCCCGGCCGGCCGCCGCCGAACAGCCTGTGCACCGCTAGTGCTGTGACCGGGTGAACCTTCCCGGCCACAGCACTAGGGGGCGGTGACGACCACCGTCTTGGCCACCTTGTCGTGGAGGCCCTGGCGGTACGGCTTGTCCACCAGGATCGACACGATGAGGGCGAGCGGCCACAGGCAGAGGCAGCAGATGAGCGTGGGCAGCCAGAGCATCGCAGCCCGCCCGAGCGCGGGACCGGACTGCGGGACGCTGCCGTCGTTGAGCATCGCCACCCGCAGGCCCATCGCCTTCTTGCCGGGGGTCTTGCCGTCCTTCTTGGTGAAGAACCAGTCGTAGCCGACGTAGGCGATGATCGAGATGAGCGTCATGGCGAGGCCGGTGCCGCTGTAGGACCTGGTGATGACCTCGGTGACGTCCTCGCCCCGGTCCGTCTCGACGACGTACCGGTTCGTGCCGAGCGCCAGCTGGATCAGGAACAGCGGGACGAACACGATGACCAGGTCGATGATGCGGGCGGCGAGCCGCCTGCCGAAGTCGGCGAGCGGCGGCATCCCGGCCAGCGGGTCGGGCATGCCTGGGCCGCCGCCTGAGCCGTACGGGTCGCTGCCGTACGGGGGCGGCGGGGGCGGGTATCCGCCGGGGCCGCCCGGGCCGCCCGGGGGCGGGCCTCCGGGCGGGGTGCCTCCGGGCGGGGGCCCGCCGGGGGGCGTGCCGCCGGTGGGCGGGGTGTCGTACGGCGAGCCGCCCGGCGGCGGCGTCGGGTCGTGGGGCCTCTTGAGGAAGGGGTCGTCCTCGGGCGGCTGGCCCTGCGGCGGCTGGTCGGAGCTCATGCCCCGAGTCGAACCCGGGGGCACCGGGGCCGCAACGCGGGGGCGTCCGTTGGGGGGAGGGCGCGCAGAGCGGGGCCGGGGAGCCGTCCGACGGGGCGTCAGCGGGCCGCGTACGTGCCCGCGGCCCGGTCGTGGGCACCGCGGCGGCGGGGGCGGTCGCCGAGGCACCAGAGCCAGCCGACGGGCCCGAGGAAGGCACCGACGAGCCAGCGGGAGAGCGCCGCGCCGAAGCCGGGCGGGCGGAGCGTCGCCGAGGACAGCACCCGGACGCCGCACAGCCTCTTGCCCGGGGTGCGGCCCCAGCGGGCGGTGGGCAGCACCTCGTAGCAGAGCGCGAACACGACGAGGACGGCCAGGACGACGCCCAGGTATCCGGCGATGGTGGCGTCGAACAGCCACACGGTGGTGGCCTCGTCGGCGCCGCGCGCCGCGTCCACCTTGGCCTGGAGGTGGGCCGCCACCGCCGGGAGGAGCGGCCGGGCGGCGGCCGCGGCGACGGCCGCGAGCACGAGCGTGTCCAGGGTGCGGGCGGCGGCCCGGCGGACGAGCCCGGCGGGGCGGACG
Coding sequences within:
- a CDS encoding immune inhibitor A domain-containing protein, with amino-acid sequence MTSNSVRRRALRAAAIGVAIAACAATGTAFTAQAHSAPAPAAGAPAADKQDPTAPAKTKVDHDLKGPFSDQQAQQREAALDQVLAGKKNVEQRGASKVVKLDDKKYVELGREKTDKIFTILVEFGDQVDNETTFDPDGPDGPKPPVVKYGGTPGPLHNTIAQPDRADNNSTAWRKDFSREYFQELYFGTGEGKHSLKTYYERASSGRYSVEGEVSDWVKVPYNEARYGSNYCGQSNCSNVWDTVRDGVTAWTEAQKKAGKTDEQIKAQLSQYDQWDRYDFDGDGNFNESDGYIDHFQIVHAGEDESAGGGKEGANALWAHRWYAYGTNAGKTGPENNKAGGTQIGDTGIWVGDYTMQPENGGLGVFAHEYGHDLGLPDLYDTSGGGENGVGFWSLMSAGSWLGEGKDSIGDMPGDMTAWDKLQLGWLNYDTAKAATKSTHTLGVSAYNTKDKQALVVELPKKQVKTDITAPAEGSSQWWSGMGDDLKNTLTRSVDLTGKKSAALSLKGWWDIEKDYDYLYTEVSTDGGATWTALAGTANGKAIPVDAAGSPSLTDVSGGWQDLNFPLDAYAGKKFDLRFRYQTDGGAGGKGFTADAVTLTADGSALFTDGAENGDNGWTGKGFSRIGAGFTKDYAQYYIAENRRYVSYDSTLKVGPYNFGWANTRPNWVEHYPYQDGLLIWLWDTSQKDNNTSQHPGQGLILPIDANAKPMKWSDGTLLRNKIQPYDATFSAYSTDAFTLHKNGESLFLKPKRANMVFDDHKGKYYYDENPTGSVKVSDTNTKIKIKRETYDGLQMTIEVGPSK
- a CDS encoding RDD family protein — its product is MSSDQPPQGQPPEDDPFLKRPHDPTPPPGGSPYDTPPTGGTPPGGPPPGGTPPGGPPPGGPGGPGGYPPPPPPYGSDPYGSGGGPGMPDPLAGMPPLADFGRRLAARIIDLVIVFVPLFLIQLALGTNRYVVETDRGEDVTEVITRSYSGTGLAMTLISIIAYVGYDWFFTKKDGKTPGKKAMGLRVAMLNDGSVPQSGPALGRAAMLWLPTLICCLCLWPLALIVSILVDKPYRQGLHDKVAKTVVVTAP